Proteins encoded together in one Eubalaena glacialis isolate mEubGla1 chromosome 7, mEubGla1.1.hap2.+ XY, whole genome shotgun sequence window:
- the LOC133094998 gene encoding histone H2B type 1-C/E/F/G/I-like: protein MPEPAKSALAPKKGSKKAVTKAQKKDGKKRKRSRKESYSVYVYKVLKQVHPDTGISSKAMGIMNSFVNDIFERIAGEASRLAHYNKRSTITSREIQTAVRLLLPGELAKHAVSEGTKAVTKYTSSK, encoded by the coding sequence ATGCCTGAACCGGCGAAGTCCGCTCTTGCCCCGAAGAAGGGTTCCAAGAAGGCGGTGACCAAAGCCCAGAAAAAAGATGGCAAGAAGCGGAAGCGCAGCCGCAAGGAGAGCTATTCTGTATACGTGTACAAGGTGCTGAAGCAGGTCCATCCGGACACCGGCATTTCGTCCAAGGCCATGGGCATCATGAATTCGTTTGTCAACGATATCTTTGAGCGCATTGCGGGCGAGGCGTCGCGCCTGGCTCATTATAACAAACGTTCGACCATCACGTCCAGGGAGATCCAGACGGCCGTGCGCCTGTTGCTGCCTGGGGAGCTGGCCAAGCACGCCGTGTCCGAGGGCACCAAGGCTGTCACCAAGTACACCAGCTCTAAGTAA
- the LOC133094993 gene encoding histone H2A type 1-D-like, translating into MSGRGKQGGKARAKAKTRSSRAGLQFPVGRVHRLLRKGNYSERVGAGAPVYLATVLEYLTAEILELAGNAARDNKKTRIIPRHLQLAIRNDEELNKLLGKVTIAQGGVLPNIQAVLLPKKTESHHKAKGK; encoded by the coding sequence ATGTCTGGGCGCGGGAAGCAAGGAGGCAAAGCTCGCGCCAAGGCTAAGACCCGCTCCTCGCGAGCTGGGCTGCAGTTTCCCGTAGGGCGAGTGCACCGCCTGCTCCGCAAGGGTAACTACTCTGAGCGGGTAGGTGCCGGGGCCCCCGTGTACCTGGCGACGGTGCTGGAGTACCTGACGGCCGAGATCCTGGAGCTGGCGGGCAACGCGGCCCGCGACAACAAGAAGACGCGTATCATCCCGCGCCACCTGCAGCTGGCCATCCGCAACGACGAGGAGCTCAACAAGCTGCTGGGCAAAGTCACTATCGCTCAGGGCGGCGTCCTGCCCAACATCCAGGCTGTGCTGCTGCCTAAGAAGACCGAGAGCCACCACAAGGCCAAGGGCAAGTGA
- the LOC133094989 gene encoding histone H3.1: MARTKQTARKSTGGKAPRKQLATKAARKSAPATGGVKKPHRYRPGTVALREIRRYQKSTELLIRKLPFQRLVREIAQDFKTDLRFQSSAVMALQEACEAYLVGLFEDTNLCAIHAKRVTIMPKDIQLARRIRGERA, translated from the coding sequence ATGGCTCGTACAAAGCAGACCGCTCGCAAGTCCACCGGCGGTAAGGCGCCGCGCAAGCAGCTGGCCACCAAGGCGGCCCGCAAGAGCGCGCCGGCCACGGGCGGCGTGAAGAAGCCGCACCGCTACCGACCCGGCACGGTGGCCCTGCGCGAGATCCGCCGCTACCAGAAGTCCACGGAGCTGCTGATCCGCAAGCTGCCGTTCCAGCGCCTGGTGCGCGAGATCGCGCAGGACTTCAAGACCGACCTGCGCTTCCAGAGCTCGGCCGTCATGGCGCTGCAGGAGGCGTGCGAGGCCTACCTGGTGGGGCTCTTCGAGGACACCAACCTGTGTGCCATCCATGCCAAGCGCGTCACCATCATGCCCAAAGACATCCAGCTTGCCCGCCGCATCCGCGGGGAGAGGGCGTAA